The window GTACGGTCTGGCTCAACGGCCTCGTCGGTGAAATTTCCGAAGCGCGTCGGCGCGGGCAGAATGTCATTGTCGTGTCCTCCGGCTCGGTGGCTCTGGGCGCGCGTACGCTCGGTTTCGACAAGGGTGGGCGCGGCTCGCTTGCAGATGCGCAGGCTTCGGCCGCCGTCGGCCAGATCGCGCTCTCGGGCATGTGGGCCCAGCTCCTGGGCAACCACGGCCTGACCGCCGCGCAGATGCTGGTCACGCTGATGGATCTTGAAGATCGCCGCCGTTACCTCAACATCACCGCGACCATCGAACGCCTGCTCGATGCCGGTGTGGTCCCCGTCATCAACGAGAACGATTCGATCACCACGCAGGAGCTGCGCTTTGGCGACAACGACCGTCTGGCCGCGCGCGTTGCGCAGGCTGCGGGTGCCAGCTCGGTCCTGCTGATGTCGGACATCGACGGCCTCTATGATCGCCACCCCAAGGAGCCGGGCGCGACCCGTCTCGAAGTGGTCAAGGGCATCACGCCGGAGATCAAGGCGATGGCGTCCACCGAATCGAATTCGGGAATGGGCTCGGGCGGCATGGTCTCCAAGCTCCAGGCTGTCGAGATCGCCGCGATCGCGGGCGCCTGCGTCGTCATCGGTAACGGCTTCCACGAACGTCCGGTCGAGCGGGTCATGGGCTCGCGCGACGAGGCGGGCGTGGGCACGCTGTTCCTGCCGCGCCGCCGTCGCGGGGCGAGCAAGCCGGGCGCGCGCAAGGTGTGGCTGGGCGGACGCCTGCGCACCAAGGGCAAGATCATCATCGATGACGGCGCGATGAAGGCGCTGATCCACGAGGGCGCGAGCCTGCTTGCCAAGGGCGTGATTGATGTCGACGGGCGTTTCCGCCGGGGCGATCCGGTCTCCATCGTCAATTCGGAAGGGGTCGTTGTCGCCAATGGCCTGTCCGAGTACGACGCCAAGGAGATCCACGCGATTCGGCGCCTGCACTCCAATGAACAGCAGACGGTCCTGGGCTACGCGCCGCGTTCCTCCGTCGTTCATCGCGACCTCATGTCGATCAAGTATGTGCCGACCGTCGCCTGATTTTCAGGCACGGGACAAGGCCTGAAGGACCACACACCGCATGCACAGCGAGAGCCCCATCGTCGCGCTTACCGGCGCGACGGGTTTTGTTGGCCACAGTGTTCTCACAGAAGCGCTCGCCC is drawn from Novosphingobium decolorationis and contains these coding sequences:
- the proB gene encoding glutamate 5-kinase; the encoded protein is MPITKLSDLADPELNPCLVIKVGSSLLVDDDGVRTVWLNGLVGEISEARRRGQNVIVVSSGSVALGARTLGFDKGGRGSLADAQASAAVGQIALSGMWAQLLGNHGLTAAQMLVTLMDLEDRRRYLNITATIERLLDAGVVPVINENDSITTQELRFGDNDRLAARVAQAAGASSVLLMSDIDGLYDRHPKEPGATRLEVVKGITPEIKAMASTESNSGMGSGGMVSKLQAVEIAAIAGACVVIGNGFHERPVERVMGSRDEAGVGTLFLPRRRRGASKPGARKVWLGGRLRTKGKIIIDDGAMKALIHEGASLLAKGVIDVDGRFRRGDPVSIVNSEGVVVANGLSEYDAKEIHAIRRLHSNEQQTVLGYAPRSSVVHRDLMSIKYVPTVA